Within the Fischerella sp. PCC 9605 genome, the region TGGAGTGGCTAGAAATGGATTCGGGTAATAGCAAAGCCTGGGAAGAGATGGGGCGCAAGTTGGCACAGATGCATAAAGCTACCAGTCAGAGCGGTTTTGGCTGGGATATAAATAATACAATCGGTTCTACACCCCAAATCAATACCTGGACATCCGATTGGGCAGAATTTTTTGGCAAACATCGCCTTGGTTATCAATTTCAGTTGGGAAGGCGGCGAGGAGGTCGTTTTCCACAAGCAGAAGAGTTACTAAAAGCTATTCCCGAACTCTTGGCACACGATCCACAACCTTCTTTAGTACATGGTGATTTATGGGGAGGTAATGCTGGCTGTACCGTACAAGGAGAGCCAGTGATTTTCGATCCTGCCACTTACTTTGGGGACAGAGAAGTTGATATTGCCATGACCGAACTTTTCGGTGGTTTCCCTGCGGCATTTTATCGGGGTTATGATGAAGTGTTTCCCCTAGATCCAGGATATGAAAAGCGGAAGACTTTGTATAACTTGTATCACATTATCAATCACTTCAATTTGTTTGGAGGTGGGTATGAATCGCAAGCTAACAGTATGATTGCAAGGATTTTGCGTTAACCAAGCCTATAAAGCGATCGCTTTTATCAGAGTTTTTTCAAAAATAAAATAGAAACCTTATATGTAAAAATAGATATCTGAGTAGGTCGGCGTAAATAATTAAAGGTATGTAGTAAGCGCTGTCTTCGCTGTAGACGCAAAGCGGCTTCTCGCAGAGTAGCCCTTACTATAAGCTAATTTCCAATTTTTACTTTTCTTTACATAGTTTGATTTTTTCTCACCTACTTACTTGTAATCGCTGAAATTATAATGATTTTTATAAGAAAAATTTTGCGATAAGTCTTTTTAACTAAAAAACCCTAATTATAAAAAATTCTCGAACCAATAC harbors:
- a CDS encoding fructosamine kinase family protein, producing MWTDIDAHISQVTGEKFHSSQRRSVGGGCINQGYAVSDSKRTYFIKLNQASQVAMFEAEAVGLEQMFATATIRVPKPICWGTAGNSGYLVLEWLEMDSGNSKAWEEMGRKLAQMHKATSQSGFGWDINNTIGSTPQINTWTSDWAEFFGKHRLGYQFQLGRRRGGRFPQAEELLKAIPELLAHDPQPSLVHGDLWGGNAGCTVQGEPVIFDPATYFGDREVDIAMTELFGGFPAAFYRGYDEVFPLDPGYEKRKTLYNLYHIINHFNLFGGGYESQANSMIARILR